The Verrucomicrobiota bacterium genome has a segment encoding these proteins:
- a CDS encoding acetylesterase, whose translation MINKSLALVCAACFGLGFASSALGASGGKTLTMPDFTKGDAIPADAKHDWNLSPTGARGWMFCDKMVTSDARQVKITTVDKGSPADGVLAVGDVLLGAGGRAFSFDPRTELG comes from the coding sequence ATGATCAACAAATCCCTCGCACTTGTCTGCGCCGCGTGCTTCGGCCTCGGCTTCGCTTCGTCCGCGCTCGGCGCGAGCGGCGGCAAAACGCTGACCATGCCGGATTTCACTAAAGGCGATGCCATTCCCGCGGATGCCAAGCACGACTGGAACCTCAGCCCCACCGGGGCGCGCGGCTGGATGTTTTGCGACAAGATGGTGACCTCCGATGCGCGGCAGGTGAAGATCACCACCGTGGACAAAGGCTCGCCGGCGGACGGCGTGCTGGCGGTGGGCGACGTGTTGCTCGGCGCGGGTGGAAGGGCGTTTTCATTCGACCCGCGCACGGAGTTGGGAC